One genomic window of Arachis stenosperma cultivar V10309 chromosome 10, arast.V10309.gnm1.PFL2, whole genome shotgun sequence includes the following:
- the LOC130954142 gene encoding uncharacterized protein LOC130954142, with protein MLQFLQRPLSLPFVLTIFLFLTWISLHFHTASKASSSSRHWSAIDDINANLLRFRSGIPSKILKDDRGWLLDPLSLASSSGISGGAITSASIHAGEIRPGKLRGNHRHHDCNETLVIWGAMTRYRLENSKVPHKRYGEVTIGFDDIIVAASPSGTAHAIKNIDKIRSTFFIGCQDNVISYNVSSTDFNVWKDL; from the exons ATGCTTCAGTTCCTCCAAAGACCTCTCTCTCTTCCATTTGTTCTCACCATATTCCTCTTCCTCACCTGGATCTCCCTCCATTTCCACACTGCTTCCAAAGCTTCTTCCTCTTCCCGGCATTGGAGTGCCATAGATGATATTAACGCCAACTTGCTCAGATTTCGATCTGGAATTCCTTCCAAGATTCTGAAAGATGACCGTGGTTGGCTCCTTGATCCATTGTCTCTTGCCTCTTCTTCTGGTATTTCAG GTGGAGCTATCACTTCTGCTTCAATTCATGCAGGAGAAATCCGACCCGGAAAGTTAAGAGGAAATCATAGACACCATGATTGTAACGAGACACTTGTTATTTGGGGTGCTATGACAAGATATAGG TTGGAGAATAGCAAAGTTCCTCATAAACGTTATGGTGAAGTGACCATTGGGTTCGATGACATTATTGTTGCTGCTAGCCCTAGTGGGACAGCCCACGCGATTAAAAACATAGATAAGATTCGGAGTACATTTTTCATAGGATGTCAAGAC AATGTTATAAGTTATAATGTCTCAAGTACAGACTTTAATGTTTGGAAAGATCTTTAA
- the LOC130954136 gene encoding putative disease resistance RPP13-like protein 1: MAAEAVLSSVLSVVFDRMSSPEVVNWIKGKKLTQKLIERLKTNLYAVRAFLIDAEQKQIKERPVKDWLDSLKDAMYVADDLLDEVFTKAATQKDPGTFLSRFSGILNLQDRDVAKRMEEVIDRIESLVIQKDTLGLREIPKENMSWRITTSLVETSDVCGREEDKEAIVKLLLDDDSDDATGGHSDVSVIPIVGMGGIGKTTLAQLVYQDGKVKQNFDFQAWICVSEEFDVFKVTKTIIEAITSSSCSLTDLNLLQHDLKEKLSRKKFFVVLDDVWSESCEDWDKLLKPFRRGVKGSKILITTRSKRVASVVQTVSPYELSLLSEEDCWLVFSRHARLSTGSMENPTLRKVGKDLVKKCDGLPLAAQSLGGLLRGNSDIKYWNHLLKSEIWELSDDKIKVVPALRISYHYLPSYLKECFVYCSLYPKDYEFSKDELILLWMAENFLQPAGKKTPEEVGVEYFDELTARSFFQPHKIREDRFVMHDLVHDLAMIFAGEFYFRAEELENAVEVDIKTRHLSHNAKGNYPISKLLGVCDRVKHTRTFLEINLERGIPFNMENAPCILLSKLKYLRALSFNFFPLKSLPDSIGELIHLRYLDLSWTDIMTLPDTLCNLYNLQTLKLVGCWKLNALPVGMKDLTNLRYLDISGGIGLHEMPEGMSKLTSLQVLSNYVVGERKGNKINELGALANLHQTILIDKLENVVNSREALEARMLDKDGIESLILKWSPDKYENIVDSQIEREILEELRPHSNLKQLHIYCYRGTTFPDWLGHCSYHNITQITLASLKNCCMLPSLGQLPSLKHLHISFFERLAIVGAEFYQNDESCLETPFPMLETLRFESMPCWEEWRSLELNFLDLGSLS, from the coding sequence ATGGCTGCTGAAGCTGTTTTGTCTTCCGTTCTTAGTGTTGTTTTCGACAGGATGTCCTCCCCTGAAGTTGTTAACTGGATCAAAGGGAAGAAGCTGACTCAGAAGCTCATTGAAAGGTTGAAGACTAATCTTTATGCTGTTCGAGCCTTTCTCATCGATGCTGAGCAGAAGCAGATCAAGGAGAGACCTGTCAAGGACTGGCTTGATAGTCTCAAAGATGCCATGTATGTTGCTGATGACTTGCTCGATGAAGTCTTCACCAAAGCTGCCACTCAGAAGGATCCAGGTACCTTCCTCTCTCGTTTCTCTGGTATTCTCAATTTGCAAGATCGGGATGTAGCAAAGAGGATGGAGGAAGTCATTGATAGGATAGAGTCTCTTGTGATTCAAAAAGACACTCTTGGTCTGAGAGAGATTCCTAAGGAGAACATGTCATGGAGGATCACTACATCTCTAGTTGAAACATCTGATGTATGTGGCAGGGAAGAAGACAAGGAGGCCATAGTAAAACTCTTGTTGGATGATGATAGTGATGATGCTACCGGTGGTCATAGTGATGTATCTGTGATTCCCATTGTTGGCATGGGTGGGATAGGAAAGACTACTTTGGCCCAATTGGTTTACCAGGATGGCAAAGTGAAGCAGAATTTTGATTTTCAAGCTTGGATTTGTGTGTCAGAAGAGTTTGATGTTTTCAAGGTTACCAAGACTATAATCGAGGCAATAACTTCAAGTTCTTGCAGCTTGACAGATTTGAATTTGCTTCAGCATGATTTAAAAGAAAAGTTGTCAAGGAAAAAGTTCTTTGTTGTCTTGGACGATGTATGGAGTGAAAGTTGCGAAGATTGGGATAAACTTCTAAAACCTTTTCGAAGAGGGGTTAAGGGAAGTAAAATTCTCATTACTACTAGAAGTAAAAGAGTGGCTTCTGTGGTGCAAACTGTTTCACCATATGAACTAAGCTTATTGTCCGAGGAAGATTGTTGGTTAGTGTTTTCAAGACACGCACGTCTCTCAACTGGTTCTATGGAGAATCCAACCTTGAGAAAAGTCGGCAAAGATCTCGTAAAGAAGTGTGATGGATTGCCCTTGGCAGCTCAATCCCTTGGAGGCTTATTGCGTGGAAATTCTGATATTAAGTATTGGAATCATTTATTGAAGAGTGAGATCTGGGAACTCTCCGATGATAAGATAAAGGTTGTTCCTGCGTTAAGAATCAGTTATCACTATCTTCCTTCATATTTAAAGGAGTGCTTTGTTTATTGTTCTTTGTATCCCAAAGACTATGAATTTAGCAAAGATGAATTAATATTGCTATGGATGGCAGAGAATTTTTTGCAACCAGCAGGAAAAAAGACTCCAGAAGAAGTTGGTGTTGAATATTTTGATGAATTGACTGCGAGATCATTTTTCCAACCTCATAAGATTCGTGAAGACAGGTTTGTGATGCATGATCTGGTGCATGATTTGGCAATGATATTTGCTGGAGAATTCTATTTCAGAGCTGAAGAGCTTGAGAATGCAGTTGAGGTTGATATTAAAACTCGCCATTTGTCACATAATGCCAAAGGCAATTATCCAATCTCAAAACTTTTGGGAGTTTGTGACCGAGTAAAACACACAAGGACATTTCTTGAAATCAATTTGGAGCGGGGGATTCCATTTAACATGGAAAATGCACCTTGTATCTTGTTGTCAAAGTTGAAGTACCTGAGGGCGTTGTCGTTCAATTTCTTTCCTCTCAAGTCATTGCCTGATTCAATAGGCGAGTTGATTCATTTGCGTTACTTGGATTTGTCTTGGACAGACATCATGACATTGCCCGATACACTTTGCAACTTGTACAATTTACAGACATTGAAGCTGGTTGGATGTTGGAAACTAAACGCCCTTCCTGTTGGCATGAAAGATCTTACAAATTTGCGTTACCTTGATATTAGTGGTGGGATTGGTTTGCATGAGATGCCGGAAGGCATGAGCAAATTGACAAGTTTGCAGGTTTTAAGCAACTATGTTGTTGGGGAGCGTAAAGGAAACAAGATTAATGAATTGGGAGCACTTGCAAATCTACACCAAACAATTTTGATTGACAAATTGGAGAATGTGGTCAATAGCAGGGAAGCTTTGGAGGCAAGAATGCTTGATAAGGATGGCATTGAATCTTTGATCTTGAAGTGGTCGCCAGATAAATACGAGAATATAGTTGATTCCCAAATTGAAAGAGAGATACTTGAAGAGTTACGACCTCATAGTAATTTGAAACAACTACATATTTATTGTTACAGGGGTACAACATTTCCAGATTGGTTGGGACATTGTTCTTACCACAACATCACCCAAATAACACTGGCTTCTTTGAAGAATTGTTGTATGCTTCCTTCACTTGGACAGTTGCCCTCTTTGAAGCACCTGCACATTTCATTTTTtgaaaggcttgctattgtgGGGGCTGAGTTTTACCAAAATGATGAATCTTGTCTGGAGACTCCATTTCCAATGCTTGAAACTCTTAGATTTGAGTCAATGCCTTGCTGGGAGGAATGGCGTTCGTTGGAGTTGAATTTCCTCGACTTAGGAAGCTTATCATAA
- the LOC130954137 gene encoding LOW QUALITY PROTEIN: bifunctional dihydrofolate reductase-thymidylate synthase-like (The sequence of the model RefSeq protein was modified relative to this genomic sequence to represent the inferred CDS: inserted 1 base in 1 codon), translating into MASNSFVIPNGSGNGNGIGKLNPPPNLQRNYQVVVAATPDMGXGKDGKLPWKLPTDLKFFKEVTVTTSDPGKKNAVVMGRKTWDSIPLKYRPLPGRLNVVLTRSDSFDIAIAENVVICRSMASALELLAEPPYSLSIEKIFVIGGGQIFRETLNAPGCEAIHITEIQTSIECDTFMPPVDSSVFRLWYSSFPKVENNIRYSFTTYVRVRCSVEHATQNTGPVLDNNSDTLKFEFQDFSFLPKMILERHEEYKYLRLIEEIISEGTAKDDRTRTGTLSKFGCQMRFNLRRNFPLLTTKKVFWRGVVEELLWFISGSTNAKLLQEKGIHIWDGNASREYLDRLGLTDREEGDLGPVYGFQWRHFGARYTNMHADYSGQGFDQLLDVITKIRHNPNDRRIILSAWNPADLKLAALPPCHMFAQFYVANGELSCQMYQRSADMGLGVPFNIASYALLTCIIAHVCELVPGDFIHVIGDAHVYQNHVKPLQEQLQNLPRPFPTLKINPEKKDIDSFVAFDFKLSDYNPHQKIEMKMAI; encoded by the exons ATGGCCAGTAATTCTTTTGTAATCCCCAATGGAAGCGGCAACGGCAATGGCATTGGAAAACTCAACCCACCGCCAAATCTGCAGAGGAACTACCAAGTGGTAGTGGCTGCTACACCAGATATGG TAGGTAAAGATGGGAAATTACCATGGAAGTTACCTACTgatctcaaattttttaaagagGTTACTGTAACAACATCTGATCCAGGGAAGAAGAATGCTGTTGTAATGGGTAGAAAAACATGGGATAGTATCCCTCTTAAATACAGGCCTCTTCCCGGCCGTCTTAATGTTGTTCTTACTCGCTCAGATAGCTTTGATATTGCAATAGCAGAGAATGTTGTTATATGTAGAAGTATGGCTTCTGCTTTGGAATTGTTAGCTGAACCTCCCTATAGTTTGTCAATTGAGAAAATATTTGTTATAGGAGGTGGACAAATATTTAG GGAGACTTTAAATGCACCTGGATGTGAAGCTATCCACATCACTGAAATTCAGACTAGCATTGAGTGTGATACATTTATGCCTCCAGTTGATTCCTCTGTATTTCGGTTGTGGTACTCATCTTTTCCTAAGGTCGAAAACAACATTCGCTATTCTTTCACAACTTATGTGCGTGTAAGGTGTTCGGTGGAGCATGCAACTCAGAATACTGGTCCAGTTCTTGATAACAATTCAGATACTCTAAAGTTTGAGTTCCaggatttttcttttcttcctaaaatgattcttgaaagACATGAAGAATACAAGTATCTTAGGCTGATTGAAGAAATCATTTCTGAGGGTACAGCCAAAGATGATAGGACAAGGACTGGTACCTTGTCAAAATTTGGTTGCCAG ATGAGGTTCAATTTGCGCAGAAACTTCCCTCTTCTTACTACAAAG AAAGTATTTTGGCGTGGGGTTGTTGAAGAGCTTCTTTGGTTTATTAGTGGGTCTACAAATGCCAAG TTGTTGCAGGAAAAAGGGATCCATATATGGGATGGCAATGCATCAAGAGAATACCTAGATAG acTTGGCTTGACAGACAGGGAGGAGGGTGACTTGGGACCTGTTTATGGGTTTCAGTGGAGGCACTTTGGTGCCAG GTATACTAATATGCATGCTGACTACTCCGGCCAAGGATTTGATCAGCTGTTAGATGTTATTACCAAGATAAGGCACAATCCCAATGATCGGCGGATCATTCTCTCCGCATGGAATCCAGCTGATCTTAAATTGGCGGCCCTTCCACCGTGCCACATGTTTGCACAG TTCTATGTAGCAAATGGGGAGTTATCATGTCAAATGTATCAGCGATCTGCTGACATGGGCCTAGGCGTGCCATTTAATATTGCATCTTATGCCCTCCTGACCTGCATAATTGCTCATGTTTGTG AATTAGTTCCAGGTGATTTTATCCATGTCATTGGAGATGCACATGTTTACCAAAATCATGTGAAGCCTTTGCAGGAGCAGCTCCAGAACTTGCCAAGGCCTTTTCCG ACTTTGAAGATAAATCCAGAGAAAAAAGATATAGATTCTTTTGTGGCTTTTGATTTCAAGCTCAGTGACTATAATCCTCACCAGAAGATTGAGATGAAGATGGCCATCTAA
- the LOC130957755 gene encoding uncharacterized protein LOC130957755 yields MLHFLQRPLSLPFILTIFIFFTWISLHFHTASKASSSSRHWSAIDDINANLLRFRSGIPSNILKDERGWLLDPLSLASSSGISGGAITCASIHAGEIRPGKLRGNHRHHDCNETLVIWGAMTRYRLENSKVPHKRYGEVTIGFDDIIVAASPSGTAHAIKNIDQIRSTFFIGCQDNVISYNVSSTDFNVWKDL; encoded by the exons ATGCTTCACTTTCTCCAAAGACCTCTCTCTCTTCCATTTATTCTCACCatattcatcttcttcacgTGGATCTCCCTTCATTTCCACACTGCTTCCAAAGCTTCTTCCTCTTCCCGGCATTGGAGTGCCATAGATGATATTAACGCCAACTTGCTCAGATTTCGATCTGGAATTCCTTCCAACATTCTGAAAGATGAGCGTGGTTGGCTCCTTGATCCATTGTCTCTTGCCTCTTCTTCTGGTATTTCAG GTGGAGCTATCACTTGTGCTTCAATTCATGCAGGAGAAATCCGACCAGGAAAGTTAAGAGGAAATCATAGACACCATGATTGTAACGAGACACTTGTTATTTGGGGTGCTATGACAAGATATAGG TTGGAGAATAGCAAAGTTCCTCATAAACGTTATGGTGAAGTGACCATTGGGTTCGATGACATTATTGTTGCTGCTAGCCCTAGTGGGACAGCCCACGCAATAAAAAACATAGATCAGATTCGGAGTACATTTTTCATAGGATGTCAAGACAATGTTATAAGTTATAATGTCTCAAGTACCGACTTTAATGTTTGGAAAGATCTTTAA